One part of the Acidobacteriota bacterium genome encodes these proteins:
- the hybB gene encoding Ni/Fe-hydrogenase cytochrome b subunit yields the protein MSRARRLKFVLWAIVGLAAAVGTTRMLVGLGATSHLSDATPWGLWIGFDVMAGVALAAGGFIITASVYIFKLERFHDVVRPAVLTAFLGYLAVVVGLLFDLGLPWNIWHMIVFWNTRSPLFEVGWCVMLYLTVLALEFFPVPAEQFSALAKIRRVLLKWRLPLVIAGIGLSTLHQSSLGSLFLAMPYHVHPLWYSPWLPVLFLVSAIALGLQMVIVESHFTAYVYRRKPETGVLEGLTTPARWILLAYLALRFGDLAARGNLRLLTGGEWQVKMFWFEVAVMAGLPIVLLSIGRVRRSRAGQFAAAGLGVFGVVLNRVDVGGLVHTGRGEALYVPAWTEFAVSAGVVAAAVLAFLFAVERFAVWHDRPADPDADPLKLPEFDKVGTTWLGVPAVADRTVYSLVFVVAAAVGFALLPASAAAGRGVEPGPAHRARGGEILWIDGNLDGNGVAFPHDAHEQREGGKESCPRCHHMNLPRDRASGCFECHRDMWQPTDAFGHERHASPTGGRLSCATCHPSAEPRSASTAKTCVTCHKDLIPAGAFIKVNNGYRASGYVRAMHALCIDCHTHVMAARKKPNLGRCTNCHRERRSFVDAPDLAVRERIGASVVLPQGVAR from the coding sequence ATGAGTAGGGCGCGCAGACTGAAGTTCGTCCTGTGGGCGATCGTGGGGCTCGCCGCCGCCGTCGGGACGACCCGCATGCTGGTCGGGCTCGGCGCCACCAGCCACCTGTCGGACGCCACGCCCTGGGGGCTCTGGATCGGATTCGACGTGATGGCCGGCGTCGCCCTGGCCGCTGGCGGCTTCATCATCACGGCGTCGGTCTACATCTTCAAGCTGGAGCGTTTCCATGACGTGGTCCGTCCCGCGGTCCTGACGGCGTTCCTCGGCTATCTCGCCGTGGTGGTGGGCCTGCTGTTCGACCTTGGTCTGCCGTGGAACATCTGGCACATGATCGTGTTCTGGAACACGCGCTCGCCGCTTTTCGAGGTCGGCTGGTGCGTGATGTTGTACCTGACGGTGCTGGCCCTGGAGTTCTTCCCGGTGCCGGCCGAGCAGTTCAGTGCGCTCGCGAAGATCCGGCGCGTGCTCCTCAAGTGGCGGCTGCCGCTCGTGATCGCCGGCATCGGCCTGTCGACGCTGCACCAGTCGTCGCTCGGATCGCTGTTCCTGGCGATGCCGTACCACGTGCACCCGTTGTGGTACTCCCCGTGGCTGCCCGTGCTGTTCCTCGTCTCCGCGATCGCCCTCGGCCTGCAGATGGTCATCGTCGAGAGCCACTTCACGGCGTACGTGTACCGGCGCAAGCCCGAAACCGGGGTACTGGAGGGGCTGACCACGCCCGCTCGCTGGATCCTGCTCGCCTACCTCGCGTTGCGCTTCGGCGACCTCGCCGCCCGCGGGAACCTCCGGCTGTTGACCGGAGGGGAGTGGCAGGTGAAGATGTTCTGGTTCGAGGTGGCCGTGATGGCCGGGCTTCCGATCGTGCTCCTGTCGATTGGGCGCGTCCGCCGCTCGCGCGCAGGCCAGTTTGCGGCGGCCGGGCTCGGTGTCTTCGGCGTCGTTCTCAATCGGGTCGACGTCGGCGGACTGGTCCACACGGGCCGCGGCGAGGCGCTCTACGTCCCGGCCTGGACCGAGTTCGCCGTCAGCGCCGGCGTGGTGGCCGCGGCGGTGCTCGCCTTCCTGTTCGCCGTCGAGCGGTTTGCGGTCTGGCACGATCGTCCCGCCGATCCCGATGCGGATCCCCTCAAGCTTCCCGAGTTCGACAAGGTCGGCACGACCTGGCTCGGTGTGCCGGCCGTGGCAGATCGGACCGTGTATTCCCTCGTGTTCGTCGTCGCGGCCGCCGTCGGGTTTGCCCTGCTGCCGGCGTCGGCGGCGGCCGGCCGCGGTGTCGAGCCAGGGCCTGCCCACAGAGCGCGCGGCGGAGAGATTCTGTGGATCGACGGCAACCTGGACGGCAACGGTGTCGCCTTTCCCCACGACGCGCACGAACAGCGGGAGGGCGGCAAGGAGTCGTGCCCGCGGTGCCATCACATGAACCTGCCCCGCGACCGGGCATCCGGCTGCTTCGAATGTCACCGGGACATGTGGCAACCGACCGACGCGTTCGGCCACGAGCGGCACGCCTCCCCCACAGGTGGCCGCCTCTCCTGCGCGACCTGTCACCCTTCGGCCGAGCCCCGGAGTGCGTCCACCGCGAAGACCTGCGTGACGTGCCACAAGGACCTGATTCCAGCGGGGGCGTTCATCAAGGTGAACAACGGGTACCGCGCATCCGGATACGTGCGGGCCATGCACGCCCTCTGCATCGACTGCCACACGCATGTGATGGCGGCCCGCAAGAAGCCCAATCTCGGCCGGTGCACCAACTGCCACCGGGAGCGGCGCAGCTTCGTCGATGCGCCCGACCTCGCGGTCCGCGAGCGCATAGGGGCCAGTGTCGTGCTGCCCCAGGGTGTGGCGAGATGA
- a CDS encoding PAS domain-containing protein, with the protein MTSRVRDRLDALLGPGLFELVPFNVAVIDRDFQVVAANRNFEEYFGEWRGARCYEVCKNASGECSCCQALATFEDGRVRVSDETGVDRHGRACHYVVHIAPLKDEHGVVEFVIEMTTDLTETRHWRANTICCSTASRAPSR; encoded by the coding sequence ATGACCAGTCGGGTCCGCGATCGGCTCGATGCGCTGCTGGGGCCAGGCCTGTTCGAACTGGTGCCCTTCAACGTCGCCGTCATCGATCGGGACTTCCAGGTGGTGGCCGCCAACAGGAACTTCGAGGAGTACTTTGGCGAATGGCGCGGCGCCAGGTGCTACGAAGTCTGCAAGAACGCCAGCGGCGAATGCTCGTGCTGTCAGGCGCTGGCCACCTTCGAGGACGGCCGCGTCCGGGTATCGGACGAGACGGGCGTCGACCGGCACGGCCGCGCCTGTCACTACGTCGTGCACATCGCGCCGTTGAAGGATGAGCACGGTGTGGTCGAGTTCGTCATCGAGATGACGACGGACCTGACCGAGACACGGCACTGGCGCGCGAATACGATCTGCTGTTCGACCGCGTCCCGTGCTCCGTCTCGGTGA